In the Arachis ipaensis cultivar K30076 chromosome B10, Araip1.1, whole genome shotgun sequence genome, one interval contains:
- the LOC107621541 gene encoding probable transmembrane ascorbate ferrireductase 2 has protein sequence MAAPPVVRFPIFTTVRAFGVAVTVLLLIWTLHFRGGLALISDNKDLIFNVHPVLMVIGLVLINGEGMLAYKTLSGTKSFRKTVHLTLQFLSLILSLIGVWAAWKFHIDKGIDNFYSLHSWLGLACLFLFSIQWAAGFVTFWYPGGSRNSRAALLPWHVFFGIYIYGLAIATAATGILEKATFLQTNNVISRYSSEALLVNTLGILIVILGGFVILGIVAPSGGKSETTRGNE, from the exons ATGGCGGCTCCACCGGTGGTGAGGTTCCCGATCTTCACGACTGTGAGAGCGTTTGGCGTCGCCGTCACCGTTCTTCTTCTCATTTGGACGCTTCATTTCAGAGGAGGCCTCGCTCTCATCTCTGACAACAAAGATCTCATCTTCAAt GTCCATCCAGTGTTGATGGTGATTGGGCTTGTTCTGATCAATGGTGAAG GGATGCTTGCATACAAGACATTATCTGGAACAAAAAGCTTCAGAAAAACAGTGCATCTCACATTGCAGTTTCTGTCTCTAATTTTGAGTTTAATTGGTGTCTGGGCTGCTTGGAAGTTTCACATTGACAAGGGCATTGACAATTTCTACAGCCTGCATTCCTGGTTGGGCCTTGCATGCCTTTTCCTATTCTCCATCCAG TGGGCTGCCGGATTTGTGACATTTTGGTATCCGGGAGGTTCAAGGAATAGCAGAGCTGCGCTTTTGCCATGGCATGTGTTCTTTGGGATCTATATCTATGGTTTGGCTATAGCTACTGCTGCTACTGGTATTTTGGAAAAGGCGACATTCCTTCAGACGAACAATGTTATATCGCGCTATTCCAGCGAAGCCCTGCTGGTCAATACTTTAGGCATCTTGATTGTCATTTTAGGCGGCTTTGTTATTCTTGGAATCGTTGCTCCATCTGGTGGTAAATCAGAAACCACAAGAGGAAATGAATAA
- the LOC110267678 gene encoding uncharacterized protein LOC110267678 has protein sequence MGRSWKDTRGRLYDAHYKPTRTLEQNLDNRPAGIPKEHWRWFIDYRNDPATKAKCKQNALNRKKQLYTHTGSSKSLARAREEESQKQGRRAVRGEVWILKHKRLDGTYIHEEAQRIGVSTLNHLCCNMLGLIIKMS, from the exons ATGGGGAGGTCCTGGAAGGATACAAGGGGGAGGCTGTATGATGCGCATTACAAACCAACAAGGACACTTGAACAGAATCTTGATAACCGCCCGGCGGGAATTCCTAAAgagcattggaggtggttcattgaTTATCGTAATGATCCTGCAACAAAG GCGAAGTGTAAGCAAAACGCGCTGAATCGAAAGAAGCAACTTTACACGCACACTGGCAGTTCTAAAAGCTTGGCTAGGGCAAGGGAAGAAGAG TCACAAAAACAAGGGAGGAGAGCTGTTAGGGGAGAAGTATGGATCCTAAAGCACAAACGACTTGATGGCACCTATATACACGAAGAAGCTCAGAGAATTGGTGTAAGTACACTTAATCATTTATGTTGTAACATGTTGGGTTTAATTATTAAAATGTCTTGA